TCCTTTTAGGTTTGCTAAGATAATTTGTGTGTGATCATCACAGAACTCAGCTAATACTTGTCTGCATGCGCCGCAAGGAGAAATTGGGCCGTCCGTATCTCCTACAACTGCAATAGCTGAAAACTGCTTGTCCCCTTCTGAAACAGCTTTAAAAATAGCCGTTCGCTCAGCACAGTTCGTCAATCCATAGGAAGCGTTTTCAATATTGCATCCACGATAAATCTTCCCATCGGTTGTTAAAAGAGCTGCACCAACATGGAAGTGAGAATACGGTACATGTGCTTGTTTGCTTGCTGCGATTGCTTCATCTATTAATTGTTTTGGCTCCACCGTCATCATCCTTTGCTTAGTTTACAGCAGGTTAGCTAGTACTAACCTGCTGTCATTTATTAATAATCAGAGTTGCTTAATTGACCTTTTGCAATTGATACGCCAGAGCTTGCACCAATACGTGTTGCACCTGCTTCAATCATTGCTTTTGCATCTTCTAAGCCGCGAACGCCGCCAGAAGCTTTTACACCTACATCCGGTCCAACCGTTTTTCTCATAAGCGCTACGTCTTCTACCGTTGCGCCTCCTGTTGAGAAGCCCGTTGACGTTTTAACAAAATCAGCTCCAGCTTTTACAGCTAGCTCAGAAACTTTTGCTTTTTCTTCGTCAGTTAAAAGAGCTGTTTCAATAATTACTTTTACTAGCGCTTTTCCTTTTGCAGCATCTACTACTGCTTGAATGTCGCTTTGCACTAAGTCATAGTTTTTATCTTTTAATGCGCCGATGTTGATCACCATATCTACTTCATCTGCACCGTTTTCGATTGCATTTGTTGTTTCGAATGCTTTTACTGCTGAAGTCGTAGCTCCAAGAGGGAAACCGATTACCGTACACACTTTTACTTCTGGAGCATCTTTTAATAACTCAGCTGCTTTTTTTACCCACGTTGGATTTACGCAAACTGAAGCGAATGAATATTCTTTTGCTTCTTGTGCTAAAACCGTAACTTGCTCTTCTGTTGCATCTGCTTTTAATAATGTATGATCAATAATACCCGTAATGTTTTGACTCATTTTGTTCTTCCTCTCTCTTTCTTAATGAATTTCTTTATAAATTAACGTTGGAGCTTCTACTTTTTCAGCGACCGTGCTGTAAGAATCATAAACGATATCCATCACTTCTTGTACATCTTCGCTGTTGCTGTGGATTGTAACAAGAGAGTCGCCTTTTTTCACTTGGTCTCCAACTTTTTTATTAAGCATGATACCAACTGCTAAGTCGATTTCAGATTCTTTTGTTGCACGTCCTGCACCTAGCTTCATTGCTGCTACGCCAATTTTTTCTGCAACGATTTCTGAAATGTAGCCATCTTCTTTTGCTGGCACTTCAATTTTGTGCGCTGCATCCGGTAATTTAGACGGATCGTCTGCCACAGAAGCGTCTCCGCCCTGTGCGCTTAAGAATGTTTTAAATGATTCTAATGCTTTTCCGTTCTTAATTACTTCTTGAAGCATTGCACGCGCTTCGTCTAAGCTGCTTGCTTTTTCAGCAAGTACAACCATATGACTTCCTAATGTTAAGCAAAGCTCCGTTAAATCTTCAGGGCCTTCGCCTTTTAACGTGTCGATTGCTTCTTTCACTTCAAGCGCATTACCAACCGCAAAACCTAGAGGCTGGCTCATATCTGAAATGATTGCTTTTGTGTTTCGGCCTACGCCTTTTCCGATTTCAACCATTGCTTTTGCTAATTCTTCAGCGTCTTCAAGCTTCTTCATGAATGCGCCGTTCCCCGTTTTCACGTCCAAGCAAATGGCATCTGCTCCAGCCGCAATTTTCTTACTCATAATTGAGCTTGCAATTAACGGAATCGAATCAACCGTTGCTGTTACATCACGAAGCGCATAAAGTTTTTTATCCGCTGGCGTTAAGTCTCCGCTTTGACCGATAACGGCAATTTTATTTGTATTTACTAAACGAATGAATTCTTCGTTTGTAATTTCAACGTGGAAGCCAGGCACTGCTTCTAGTTTATCAATCGTACCGCCAGTGTGTCCTAAGCCGCGGCCAGACATTTTGGCAACCGGTACATCAACCGCAGCTACTAAAGGTCCTAATACAAGTGTTGTTGTATCACCTACGCCGCCTGTGCTGTGTTTGTCTACTTTAATACCTTCAATTTTTGATAAGTCAATTTGATCGCCTGATTCAACCATTGCTTGCGTTAAATTTACGCGTTCTTCCTGCGTCATTCCTTGAAAGTAAATCGCCATCGCAAATGCCGATAGCTGATAATCAGGTAAATCCCCTTTTGTATAACCTTCGATAATAAAATCGATTTCTGCTTTATTTAATTCATGTCCATTACGTTTTTTTTCAATTAAGTCAACCATTCTCATGACGTTTTCCCCCTAAAAGTATCTGCATATTGTGCATCCACTAAAACGTTTTCAACAACTTACACCCTTACTATATAATAGCTTTGAACAATTGTAAACAGATATATTTACATTTGTTCAAAAATATTTATAGCCGCTGTTTTAGTGAATAAAAAAAGACTTCCGCACTCGGAAGTCTTCCCTTATTTTTCAGCTTTTATCACAAATGACAATACGATTCTGTACTTATTCTTTACCTTTTTATAAGGAATTAATACATATGGCTGATCAGGGGGTGTAAATTGTTCAATTCCTTTTTGATTAGCATCAGGAGAAAAATACATTCTTCCCCACCGTTTAATGATATAGCCCGTGGTTCCTTTGGCAATCACTCCGTCTTTTGAAACGTCCCCTTGAAAAGGATACCGGTTTCGCTGTGCCTGCAGAGACGACACGGAATAAGATACAATATCTTCTACTATTTCAATTCGATGAAGCTTTTGCTCTTGAAAAAACAGCGTCTTCATCTCCTTTACTCTTGTTTATCTAATAAAAAGCGCGCCGTGAACTGATCAGTAACGAGTACATTTGCAAATTTCCCTTGCAGCGCTCCGTAAATGCTGTCGATTTTCTGATCCCCGCCAGCTACTAAAATGGCGTACTCTTTCTTCTTCAGCTCCTCCAAATCAAGTCCAAGCGTCCGTTCATCCAGGCTTTCATTGCAAATTTGTCCATCTTTATCAAAAAAGCGTGAACAAATGTCTCCTACGGCTCGCGAAGAAATCATCTCTACATCTTGCTCAGAAAAGTAGCCAAGCTGAAAAAGCAGCGAATCCGTTTTAATGGGTCCCGTAGTAAACACGGCAATGTTGGCTTGCTTGCCTAAATCTAAAATGCGCTTAATATGACGATCCGTTTCCATTGCTTTTTTGACTACCACGTGATCGACAATCACAGGCAGAGGAAGATGCATAGGAGGCGTATTGTATGCCTTTCCAAATAAGTACATAATTTCAGAAGCATACGTGCTCGTTTCCGAATGGCTTACGCCGCCTTTTAACTGCACAACCTGCACGTCATTCACATACTTTTGTTTTAAATCGATGGCCACTTGATAAAGAGTTGTTCCCCACGTCACCCCAATAATATCTCCATCTTTTACGATGTCATAGAGATAGTCAGCTGCTGCCACGCCTAGATGACTTTTAATAATGTGATTTTCATATTGAGGCACCGGTGTGACGATTGCTTTTTTTAGATTGAATTTTTGTTCAAGCTGAGAAGACAATTTTTCACTATTGATAGATGAATCCACAATTTTAATTTGAACAATGCCTTCTTCTTTTGCTGTCTGCAGCAATCGAGAAACCGTAGGCCTCGATACACCAAGTTTTTTTGCAATTTCACTTTGATTATAATCAAGAATATAATACATCCTTGCCGCTTCAATCACCTTATTAAATTTCTCTTGATCCATCTCCATCGACTTGTTCTCCCTTACCTCATGAATTTCTTATCCCAATTTTACCAAACTTATGTCTTTAGTTTACTTGTTTGGTGAACAAAATTTCAAGAGGGGATTTTGTAACTGAGATGAAAAGAGAAATACTCGGGTTTAAGGAGACCAGTTTTCTACGTATCCATTCATTCCAGCATACTCATAAAGAGCTTCTAACTTACGCTCCGAATAATAGTTAAAATCATTGTGAACTGCTGTTAATTTAAGATTCTCATTACGAACAAACATCTTCTCAAGATATAAGCTCTTAGCAAGTTTATTGCTCTTTTTTGTGTTGCAGCTTTGACAGCTTAGCACCAAATTCCACATATTATCTGATTGGATATAACTCCATGGAATAAAATAATCTACATGAGTAGCGATGCGTTTATCAGAAAGAACTTTCCCACAATAAAAACATTCTTTTGTTTCATATTTCCAAAGGATGTTATAGAATGCATGCAGCGATTCGCGTTTTGATATATTTTCCACTTTCAACAAGACATCTTCCAACTTATTTTTGTCATTATGCTTTTCTAAAAATTTCGCCAAATGATAATTGGTTAAATGAGTAACAATTTGTCTATATTTTTGTAAAAAAAATATATACTGCTATTAAACTTTATGTATTCTGTTCTTTTATCAAACTCATAAACAGAACCTTCCATATCTCCATATAACGCCCCTACTACATACCTTGCCCCCACTTTTTTAGTTCTTTCTACTAACTGCAATTGAAGATTACTTGGTAAACGATCAAATACTACTTTATTGGGGACACCATGCATTAACTGAAATTCCTTTAACTCTTTTTGAATTCCAGCTTGTCTGTTGGACGTATTTAATTGATTTAAATCATGATGAATAACCAAGTTCCAATATATTTTAGCAAATGAAAAATACACTTGATCAAACGTGAGGACTAACCGATTGTCAACATTATATAGGTTTTCAATTAAAGCTTTCATCAATCCATATTTATATGTTGTGGTAAAGTGACCATTAGCGAAAAATTGATTAATGATCTTCCAAATTTCTTGTTCTGTTAAATAAGTTTTTTTTATTTCTCCTACTTTTAAATTGAAACTCACCTGCCACCGCTCGCTCCTTCCACTATTGCACCACCAAACTACGCTTCTTCTGTTTCCACTAAATAAATTCGACCATCAAACTTCCCGCGCTCCTCCGCCTTCTCCTCACGCACTTTCTCAAGCTGTTCTGGCGTGGCCCCGTGCACAGCTGCTAGCGCGTGCATAACTTCCAGTAAATCTGCGAGTTCTTCAATGGCATCTTGATGCGTTTGGGCTTCTATGTATTCTTGAAGCTCTTCTTTTGCCTTTTCCTTCAGCTCATTTTGATACTCATCTCGCTGCAGCACGCGTGGTTTGAAGGTGTTTCCACTTTTTTCAATAATTGTGGGAATTTTATCTCGCACTAGCTTGTTATAAGTAGGCATTATTTTTTCCTCCCTCTCTTACCTTTCTAGTAAACTAGTATTTTTCAAATTCTGCTTGGTTTCCGTTAAACACATTTAAATCAATAAACGTTTCTTTACCTTTATAGCCGCTGGCACTCATTGCATTTGGAATTACCCAGCCTATACTCCATAGTAGAAATATAAAACTTACAAGAGCGGCTAATATAACTCCTACGGCAAGAAATCTGTTCTTCTTTTGATTTTCTTTATCTATTGTGTTTACCCCCTTTTTTAGAAAATACTTCTAATATTCTAACATAAAAAGGATTTTTCAAAGCAAAAGAGCCTACCAGTCTTTATTTGGAAATATAAAAAAACCACCTAAAATCAGGCGGCTCTTCTTTTATGCTGCGTCTTCAGATGGTTCATTATCTTTGGCTGCTTCTATAAGTAAGAAAATAGCCGTTAAGATGTGCATGATCATGCCGACAATTGGAATCCACGCAATAGCAGAACAGACAATTCCCATGATATGCCCTGTCCGAACTTTGTTTGTTTTAATCGCAAATACTAAACCTACAATATGCAATGCGAGCATTAAAATAAGCGGCGTGTAGGCTAGGCCAATAACCAAGGTCCCGCCTAGAATTGGAATCCCCCAAAGAGCCTCTAATCCTCCGCTGACCCATTTCAATATACGACTTGTTTTTCCCAATGTATCCTCCCCCTTTGTCTTCAATGTATGCACAGAAGTTTTGTTTCTGAACGGTTGTATATGAAAAAAGTGGTAAAAATACGTGTACTAAAAATAAATCGATAGTCCCATATAAAGATACGTTTTTATACGGGACTAGTGTAGTAGTGGAAAATGAATGAGAGGAAAAGGCTTTGTTTTACATGTAATAACGAGGAGCTCTTCGTCGAGAGAATGAAGTAAACATCAACAAAGAAGCCGAACTCAAAATGTAAGCTCGGCTTTTTCTTATATGATAAATAGAAGTATTATAAAATGTTTTTTGTATTAGTGTTCTCGACTCTTCTCAAATTTTTCAACAGCCTCAAAATCAAGCTCGGCTGATATCCAATCGCCTTTTTCCGGGAATTCTAGATTTCGAACGACTATTTTATTCGGCCCTTTTTTTTCTAAAATTTTCGCCTGGCAGTTTTTGTACATAACTACTTCTCGTTCTTTGATATCTGTCCACAACAAGTGCAGAACCCCTTTCAATTTTAAGAAGTTAATATTTCGAAACACTGTTTTACATTTTATTATATTTTTTTGGATTTGTTAATTTTTTTGTCTTGTTTTTCATAAAAAAATGATCGAAACGCTTTTTTCCACTACAATATACCCAAAATATCTTTTAACCTTTAAATATTTATGGTATATTTTTAAAATTGTATTACAAGTTTTTTGTTTTTGCCTTTTCGTTTCTCCTCTTTTCTTCTTTTTACATATTCATAATAGACATATCAATCTATACTAATACGTATCAAGGTTTAAAAGTTCAAAAATATCTTAACATACTAAAAAGCATTGGCTTGTCCCACTAGAAAGCCAATCGAATTTACAAAAACTCCACCGAAAAAACTAGAAGCCTTTAGCCATACAAAAGACTACTTTTACTGCATTTATATTTTAATGAATACTAACAACACAATTTGAGGTGCCAACAATGAACGTATTGACAAACGCTATAATTATCTTATTAGCTTATTTAATTGGGTCAATTCCTTTTGCTTTAGTGATTGGAAAGGGCTTTTACAAAACCGATGTTCGCAAGCTCGGAAGCGGTAACTTAGGAGCTACTAATACCTTTCGCACTTTAGGAAAGAAAGCAGGTATTATAGTATTGATCGGCGATATAGCAAAAGGCTCGCTAGCCGTCTGTTTGCCGCTTATGATGAATAGTCACTTGCATATG
The genomic region above belongs to Priestia megaterium and contains:
- a CDS encoding cytidine deaminase, producing MEPKQLIDEAIAASKQAHVPYSHFHVGAALLTTDGKIYRGCNIENASYGLTNCAERTAIFKAVSEGDKQFSAIAVVGDTDGPISPCGACRQVLAEFCDDHTQIILANLKGDFVITNINEILPGYFSSKDLQK
- the deoC gene encoding deoxyribose-phosphate aldolase, with the protein product MSQNITGIIDHTLLKADATEEQVTVLAQEAKEYSFASVCVNPTWVKKAAELLKDAPEVKVCTVIGFPLGATTSAVKAFETTNAIENGADEVDMVINIGALKDKNYDLVQSDIQAVVDAAKGKALVKVIIETALLTDEEKAKVSELAVKAGADFVKTSTGFSTGGATVEDVALMRKTVGPDVGVKASGGVRGLEDAKAMIEAGATRIGASSGVSIAKGQLSNSDY
- a CDS encoding pyrimidine-nucleoside phosphorylase: MRMVDLIEKKRNGHELNKAEIDFIIEGYTKGDLPDYQLSAFAMAIYFQGMTQEERVNLTQAMVESGDQIDLSKIEGIKVDKHSTGGVGDTTTLVLGPLVAAVDVPVAKMSGRGLGHTGGTIDKLEAVPGFHVEITNEEFIRLVNTNKIAVIGQSGDLTPADKKLYALRDVTATVDSIPLIASSIMSKKIAAGADAICLDVKTGNGAFMKKLEDAEELAKAMVEIGKGVGRNTKAIISDMSQPLGFAVGNALEVKEAIDTLKGEGPEDLTELCLTLGSHMVVLAEKASSLDEARAMLQEVIKNGKALESFKTFLSAQGGDASVADDPSKLPDAAHKIEVPAKEDGYISEIVAEKIGVAAMKLGAGRATKESEIDLAVGIMLNKKVGDQVKKGDSLVTIHSNSEDVQEVMDIVYDSYSTVAEKVEAPTLIYKEIH
- a CDS encoding sugar-binding transcriptional regulator — protein: MDQEKFNKVIEAARMYYILDYNQSEIAKKLGVSRPTVSRLLQTAKEEGIVQIKIVDSSINSEKLSSQLEQKFNLKKAIVTPVPQYENHIIKSHLGVAAADYLYDIVKDGDIIGVTWGTTLYQVAIDLKQKYVNDVQVVQLKGGVSHSETSTYASEIMYLFGKAYNTPPMHLPLPVIVDHVVVKKAMETDRHIKRILDLGKQANIAVFTTGPIKTDSLLFQLGYFSEQDVEMISSRAVGDICSRFFDKDGQICNESLDERTLGLDLEELKKKEYAILVAGGDQKIDSIYGALQGKFANVLVTDQFTARFLLDKQE
- a CDS encoding HNH endonuclease domain-containing protein, producing MENISKRESLHAFYNILWKYETKECFYCGKVLSDKRIATHVDYFIPWSYIQSDNMWNLVLSCQSCNTKKSNKLAKSLYLEKMFVRNENLKLTAVHNDFNYYSERKLEALYEYAGMNGYVENWSP
- a CDS encoding nucleoside triphosphate pyrophosphohydrolase, producing the protein MPTYNKLVRDKIPTIIEKSGNTFKPRVLQRDEYQNELKEKAKEELQEYIEAQTHQDAIEELADLLEVMHALAAVHGATPEQLEKVREEKAEERGKFDGRIYLVETEEA